One segment of Candidatus Eisenbacteria bacterium DNA contains the following:
- a CDS encoding peptidyl-prolyl cis-trans isomerase encodes MRRHLPTISALLFLAAGAGSAQISETVQQSVAEEVRTNPMVLMKTTLGDIRIELFADKAPITVENFLSYADEKFYDGTIFHRVIESFVIQGGGFTKDLARKPTKPAVKNEADNGLSNTRGTIAMARLPEPHSATSQFFINVQDNTNLDHFDGEARFGYCVFGRVVEGMDVVDKIRAVKTGAMGQLPKDVPLDPIEILSVRRVSTE; translated from the coding sequence ATGAGACGACACCTACCGACGATTTCCGCGCTGCTCTTTCTTGCGGCGGGCGCGGGAAGCGCGCAGATTTCGGAAACCGTTCAGCAATCGGTTGCCGAGGAGGTCCGAACGAACCCGATGGTTCTCATGAAGACCACGCTGGGAGACATCCGAATCGAGCTATTCGCCGACAAGGCGCCGATCACCGTAGAGAACTTCCTCTCCTACGCGGACGAGAAGTTTTACGATGGAACGATCTTCCATCGGGTGATCGAGAGCTTCGTCATTCAAGGAGGCGGCTTCACGAAGGATCTCGCGCGCAAGCCGACCAAACCCGCCGTCAAGAACGAAGCGGACAACGGGCTCTCGAACACGCGCGGGACGATCGCGATGGCGCGGCTCCCCGAGCCGCATTCCGCAACCAGCCAGTTCTTCATCAACGTCCAGGACAACACGAACCTCGATCACTTCGACGGCGAAGCTCGTTTCGGCTACTGCGTGTTCGGACGGGTGGTGGAGGGGATGGACGTCGTGGACAAGATCCGCGCCGTGAAGACCGGAGCGATGGGGCAGCTGCCGAAGGATGTCCCTCTCGATCCGATCGAGATCCTCTCGGTGAGGCGCGTATCGACCGAATAG
- a CDS encoding metallopeptidase family protein yields MDETDRRIAEKIEAIEEKLDEGEAEEALRLADHAVREFPDAPDLLALRGDALWALGGVRAACEDYELAVEMLPDAADLLAGLARIRFSLGDFLGARRRAEEALKIEERAEALDVLSRLAERAGRLKDADRFAERAARADPEGFPRPFRIPEKDFLRAVEEAIDRLPERFRDAVREKNVAILVEPVPPEEILLEEEPPFDPSILGLYRGIPLPDREAGSQRVPDTIHLFRHNIERAAADRETLVEEIAITVYHELGHFFGLDEEDLDELDLG; encoded by the coding sequence GTGGACGAAACGGACCGGAGGATCGCCGAGAAGATCGAGGCGATCGAGGAGAAGCTGGACGAAGGGGAAGCGGAAGAGGCGCTCCGCCTCGCCGACCATGCGGTCCGGGAGTTCCCGGACGCGCCGGATCTCCTCGCGCTTCGCGGGGACGCGCTCTGGGCGCTCGGGGGAGTGCGCGCGGCCTGTGAGGACTACGAGCTTGCCGTCGAGATGCTCCCCGACGCGGCGGATCTTCTCGCGGGGCTCGCGCGGATCCGCTTCTCGCTCGGGGACTTCCTCGGCGCGAGGCGACGCGCCGAGGAGGCGCTGAAGATCGAGGAGAGGGCGGAGGCGCTCGACGTGCTGAGCCGCCTCGCCGAGCGCGCGGGGCGTCTCAAAGATGCGGACCGCTTCGCGGAACGCGCGGCCCGCGCCGACCCGGAGGGCTTCCCGCGGCCCTTCCGAATTCCGGAGAAGGACTTCCTGCGGGCGGTCGAGGAGGCGATCGACCGGCTTCCGGAGCGGTTTCGGGACGCGGTCCGGGAGAAGAACGTCGCCATCCTCGTCGAGCCGGTTCCTCCGGAGGAGATCCTTCTCGAGGAGGAGCCTCCTTTCGACCCCTCGATCCTCGGGCTCTATCGGGGGATCCCGCTTCCCGATCGGGAGGCCGGCTCGCAAAGGGTCCCGGACACGATCCATCTCTTCCGCCACAACATCGAGAGGGCGGCCGCGGATCGCGAGACCCTGGTCGAGGAGATCGCGATCACCGTCTACCACGAACTCGGACACTTCTTCGGGTTGGACGAAGAGGATCTCGACGAGCTCGACCTCGGCTAG
- the sixA gene encoding phosphohistidine phosphatase SixA, translating into MPDIVIMRHGHAMPSDTDPDRGLTETGIADSIYVADQLAAAGIRVERILHSGKTRARQTAEILTDRVGRSAAIEVRKGLDPNDEIDAIAQELSSIEEDIAVVGHLPHLELLLTRLVGKEYALKLPPAAAVHLKREGIAWSFHGRYKPHR; encoded by the coding sequence ATGCCGGACATCGTCATCATGCGCCACGGGCACGCGATGCCCTCCGACACGGACCCCGACCGGGGCCTCACCGAGACGGGCATCGCCGACTCGATCTACGTCGCCGATCAGCTCGCCGCGGCGGGCATCCGCGTGGAGCGGATCCTCCACAGCGGGAAGACGCGCGCCCGCCAGACCGCGGAGATCCTGACCGACAGGGTCGGGCGCTCGGCCGCGATCGAGGTGAGGAAGGGGCTCGACCCGAACGACGAAATTGACGCGATCGCGCAGGAGCTTTCCTCGATCGAAGAGGACATCGCCGTCGTGGGGCACTTGCCCCACCTCGAGCTTCTCCTCACCCGGCTCGTGGGGAAAGAGTACGCCCTGAAGCTCCCTCCGGCCGCCGCCGTTCACTTGAAGCGTGAAGGGATAGCCTGGAGCTTCCACGGCCGGTACAAACCGCATCGCTAG
- a CDS encoding DUF5615 family PIN-like protein — protein MGDPCFLADDMLARLARWLRGAGLDVAYAGRGASDDEILRSARREGRVVLTRDTRFPGGEEERIVLESADLDEQLVEVLRHFPSFDPLARSFSRCMECNGRLAEENDPPARPAGVSGPFRRCAECGRLFWLGTHTRRIRERLARIAGRLDEASRGEESGEPPPFERAAFDAFLRDAFARLDLSWRGYRRVRFGLRGRVRRRLRALGLRTLWEYRETLARSPEERFLLGALLHVTVSRFFRDRSVWLSLPEILFPRLVEQAGKGPVRVFSLGCASGEEPFTLRMLWNESSVSEIPIEILAADVSESCLRRAREAVYPSSAVHNVPEPYVRRYFRLEGGNWILDRTLADSVRFERFDWRSDRWPGPFHWILARNGVFTYLGEDARLRVFEKIRSTLLPGGFLWVGGNERLREAPKDWEILAPGLFRAGGSSARAGPA, from the coding sequence ATGGGCGATCCGTGTTTCTTGGCCGACGACATGCTCGCGCGTCTGGCGCGCTGGCTCCGAGGGGCGGGGCTCGACGTGGCGTACGCCGGTCGGGGCGCGTCCGACGACGAGATTCTCCGATCGGCCCGCAGGGAGGGACGGGTCGTCCTCACGCGGGACACGCGCTTTCCCGGCGGAGAAGAAGAGCGAATCGTCCTCGAGAGCGCGGATCTCGACGAGCAGCTCGTCGAGGTGCTCCGCCATTTCCCCTCGTTCGATCCTCTCGCGCGCTCCTTTTCCCGCTGCATGGAGTGCAACGGGCGGCTCGCCGAGGAGAACGATCCGCCCGCCCGGCCGGCGGGGGTCTCGGGGCCGTTCCGCCGGTGCGCGGAGTGCGGGAGGCTCTTCTGGCTCGGGACGCACACGCGGCGCATTCGGGAGCGGCTCGCGCGGATCGCGGGGAGGCTGGACGAGGCGAGTCGCGGGGAAGAGAGCGGGGAGCCTCCCCCGTTCGAGCGGGCGGCCTTCGACGCCTTTCTGCGAGACGCGTTCGCGAGACTCGACCTGTCGTGGCGCGGCTACCGGCGCGTCCGATTCGGGCTTCGGGGGCGCGTCCGGAGAAGACTCCGCGCGCTCGGGCTCCGCACGCTCTGGGAGTACCGGGAGACGCTCGCGCGCTCTCCGGAGGAGCGCTTCCTTCTCGGCGCCCTTCTTCACGTGACCGTCTCCCGGTTCTTCCGAGATCGAAGCGTCTGGCTCTCGCTCCCCGAGATCCTCTTTCCCCGGCTCGTCGAACAGGCGGGGAAGGGGCCGGTCCGCGTCTTCTCGCTCGGATGCGCGTCGGGCGAGGAACCCTTCACCCTTCGAATGCTTTGGAATGAATCGAGCGTGTCCGAGATCCCGATCGAGATCCTCGCGGCGGATGTTTCCGAATCGTGTCTCCGGCGCGCGCGCGAAGCGGTTTACCCCTCGAGCGCGGTGCACAACGTGCCCGAACCGTACGTGCGGCGCTACTTCCGCCTCGAAGGCGGAAACTGGATCCTCGACCGCACCCTCGCGGACTCGGTCCGTTTCGAGCGGTTCGATTGGAGAAGCGACCGTTGGCCGGGCCCGTTCCACTGGATCCTCGCGCGGAACGGGGTGTTCACGTATCTCGGCGAGGACGCGCGGCTTCGGGTGTTCGAGAAGATTCGCTCCACGCTCCTGCCGGGCGGCTTTCTCTGGGTCGGCGGAAACGAGAGGCTTCGCGAGGCGCCGAAGGATTGGGAGATCCTCGCGCCCGGCCTCTTTCGCGCCGGCGGATCGTCCGCGCGCGCCGGACCCGCTTGA
- the acpS gene encoding holo-ACP synthase, with amino-acid sequence MIAGIGMDMVLIERMRRAIDRFGDRFLRRVFTEGEIAYCRTKRDPVPSFAARFAAKEAAMKALGTGVSRGVFFRHVEVSRRRGEGPRVLFHGGARRRADLLDVAASHLTLTHEKNIAAAFVVLMKKPSRER; translated from the coding sequence ATGATCGCCGGTATCGGGATGGACATGGTCCTCATCGAGCGGATGCGCCGCGCGATCGATCGTTTCGGCGATCGCTTCTTGAGGCGCGTGTTCACGGAAGGAGAGATCGCGTACTGCCGCACGAAGCGCGATCCGGTCCCTTCCTTCGCCGCCCGCTTCGCCGCGAAAGAGGCGGCGATGAAGGCTCTCGGTACGGGCGTGTCGCGGGGTGTGTTCTTCCGGCACGTCGAGGTGTCACGTCGGAGAGGAGAGGGGCCGCGCGTCCTGTTCCACGGGGGGGCGAGGCGCCGGGCCGACCTTCTCGACGTGGCCGCCTCGCATCTCACGCTCACTCATGAGAAGAACATCGCCGCCGCGTTCGTCGTCCTCATGAAGAAGCCGTCGCGTGAGCGTTGA
- a CDS encoding tyrosine--tRNA ligase — MNLYAELEARGFIENATSEEIPKLLEREKVSCYIGFDPTGPSFHAGNLIPIMGLAHFQRAGHRAIAVMGGATGMIGDPSGKSKERNLLDPETLERNLAALKKQFERFLDFGGGKALLVNNADWLGSFGFIEFLRDVGKHFRLGEMLAKESVKSRLSGETGISYTEFSYMLLQAYDFLHLHDTHGCVLQAGGSDQWGNITTGIDLIRKLRGKQAYGIVFPLLVDSSGQKLGKTSDGERIWLDPALTSPYRFYQHWINASDADAIPFLKMFTFVPLPEIAEIERELAAAPERRAAQKRLAEEATRLVHGDGALRAAVRASEIFFGGTLDGVDERTLADVFADVPSAVLPRARLAGGLGIVDLLVESGLSTGKGAARRLIEGGGVYLNNVRVESPDRSVGPNDLAAGSTLVLRQGKKNYRLVRFEE, encoded by the coding sequence TTGAACCTGTACGCCGAACTGGAAGCGCGCGGCTTCATCGAGAACGCGACGTCCGAGGAGATTCCGAAGCTCCTCGAGCGCGAGAAGGTCTCCTGCTACATCGGGTTCGACCCGACCGGACCCTCTTTCCACGCGGGGAACCTGATCCCGATCATGGGCCTCGCCCACTTCCAGCGGGCCGGGCACCGCGCGATCGCGGTGATGGGGGGGGCGACCGGCATGATCGGGGATCCCTCGGGGAAGTCGAAGGAGAGGAACCTCCTCGATCCAGAGACGCTCGAGCGGAACCTCGCCGCCCTCAAGAAGCAGTTCGAGCGCTTCCTCGACTTCGGCGGGGGAAAGGCGCTCCTCGTGAACAACGCCGACTGGCTCGGATCCTTCGGCTTCATCGAGTTCCTCCGCGACGTCGGCAAGCATTTCCGCCTCGGCGAGATGCTCGCCAAGGAGAGCGTGAAGAGCCGGCTCTCGGGAGAAACAGGCATTTCGTACACGGAATTTTCGTACATGCTCCTTCAGGCGTACGACTTCCTGCACCTCCACGATACGCACGGCTGCGTGCTCCAGGCGGGCGGAAGCGATCAGTGGGGGAACATCACCACGGGGATCGATCTCATCCGGAAGCTGCGCGGCAAGCAGGCGTACGGGATCGTCTTCCCTCTTCTCGTCGACTCCTCCGGCCAGAAGCTCGGAAAGACGAGCGACGGGGAGCGGATCTGGCTCGATCCGGCCCTCACCTCCCCCTACCGGTTCTATCAGCATTGGATCAACGCGAGCGACGCGGACGCGATCCCCTTTCTCAAGATGTTCACGTTCGTTCCGCTTCCAGAGATCGCCGAGATCGAGCGCGAGCTCGCGGCCGCGCCCGAGCGCCGCGCCGCGCAGAAACGCCTCGCCGAGGAGGCGACGCGGCTCGTGCACGGAGACGGGGCGCTTCGCGCGGCGGTCCGCGCCTCGGAGATCTTCTTCGGGGGAACGCTCGATGGGGTGGACGAGCGCACCCTCGCCGACGTCTTCGCGGACGTTCCCTCCGCCGTCCTCCCGCGCGCGCGCCTCGCGGGGGGCCTTGGGATCGTCGACCTTCTCGTCGAGAGCGGTCTTTCGACGGGAAAGGGGGCGGCGCGGAGGCTCATCGAAGGAGGCGGGGTTTATCTCAACAACGTGCGCGTGGAGAGCCCGGACCGCTCCGTCGGGCCGAACGACCTGGCGGCCGGATCGACGCTCGTCCTGAGACAGGGGAAGAAGAACTACCGCCTCGTTCGCTTCGAAGAATAG